In Henningerozyma blattae CBS 6284 chromosome 7, complete genome, a single genomic region encodes these proteins:
- the KIN3 gene encoding serine/threonine protein kinase KIN3 (similar to Saccharomyces cerevisiae KIN3 (YAR018C); ancestral locus Anc_3.178) — protein MYRRTPGNEIKKPHRSDFQVLEEIGRGSFGSVRKVIYNPTKTVMVRKEIKYGHMNSKERQQLIAECSIVSQLKQSNIVEFFSWDFDEQKEVLYLYMEYCNKGDLSQMIKRYKQERRYVPEKIVWSIFAQVLTALYKCHYGEDLSPLTTIYDRMKQPAKGKNIVIHRDLKPGNIFLSYDDPNKINIENSAIQYNNGLLTNFKGYTKNEKIENNKNENIDYNLVNVKLGDFGLAKSLETSIQFATTYVGTPYYMSPEVLNDQPYSPLSDIWSLGCVIFEMCSLHPPFQAKTYSELTNKIKSGKFERIPEYYSNGLNSIIHSMIDVNLRTRPSTYELLQDIQIRTARKSLQLEKFERNLLDYEKELINIEKLLEKQSLEYERGLNQLKEQFDTAVEERAREILSGQKKKGSDNPRFYDKRLAEYYRR, from the coding sequence atgtATAGAAGAACACCAggaaatgaaattaaaaaaccCCACCGTTCAGATTTCCAAGTTTTGGAAGAGATAGGTAGAGGATCATTTGGATCAGTACGTAAAGTCATTTATAATCCTACAAAGACTGTCATGGTACGTAAGGAGATTAAATATGGACATATGAACTCTAAAGAACGTCAACAGTTGATTGCTGAATGTTCTATTGTATCACAATTAAAACAAAGTAATATAGTTGAATTTTTCAGTTGGGATTTTGATGAACAAAAAGAAgtgttatatttatatatggAATATTGTAATAAGGGAGATTTAAGTCAAATGATCAAGCGTTATAAACAAGAAAGAAGATATGTACCTGAAAAAATAGTTTGGAGTATATTTGCACAGGTATTAACAGCATTATATAAATGTCATTATGGGGAAGATTTATCACCTTTGACAACGATTTATGATCGAATGAAACAACCTGCCAAGGGGAAAAATATAGTTATTCATCGAGATTTGAAACCtggaaatatatttttaagttATGATGATCCAAATAAGATAAATATAGAGAATTCGGCCatacaatataataatggattattaacaaattttaaaggATATACtaagaatgaaaaaattgagaataataaaaatgaaaatatagatTATAATCTTGTGAATGTGAAATTAGGAGATTTTGGATTAGCTAAATCATTAGAGACAAGTATTCAATTTGCCACTACATATGTGGGGACACCTTATTATATGTCACCTGAAGTATTAAATGATCAACCATATTCACCTTTAAGTGATATTTGGTCACTTGGATGTGTTATATTTGAGATGTGTTCATTACATCCACCATTTCAAGCCAAGACTTATAGTGAATTAACTAATAAGATCAAGAGTGGGAAGTTCGAACGAATTCCCGAATATTATTCTAATGGGTTGAATTCCATTATTCATTCCATGATTGATGTTAATTTAAGAACTAGACCGTCTACAtatgaattattacaagATATTCAAATTCGTACCGCTAGAAAATCTTTACAATTGGagaaatttgaaagaaatttattggattatgaaaaagaattaattaatattgaaaaattattagagaAACAATCTTTAGAATATGAAAGAGGATTGAATCAACTAAAAGAACAATTTGATACGGCGGTTGAAGAACGAGCCAGAGAGATTTTAAGCGGGCAAAAGAAGAAGGGGAGTGATAATCCAAGGTTTTACGATAAAAGATTAGCGGAGTATTATAGAAGGTAG
- the ADE1 gene encoding phosphoribosylaminoimidazolesuccinocarboxamide synthase (similar to Saccharomyces cerevisiae ADE1 (YAR015W); ancestral locus Anc_3.179) gives MAIVQTDLQGALPLVARGKVRDIYQIDNETLLFVATDRISAYDVIMNNPIPDKGILLTKLSLFWFEFLKDVIPNHLKKIQNIDFADGQLSPYKSQLQDRSLLVQKCKLIPLECIVRGYLTGSAYQEYLKTQTVHGMPIEKGLQQSAKFNKPIFTPSTKAEQGEHDENISLERAIEIIGNKSLVEKISKISIELYERARDYAYTKGIIIADTKFEFGLDENSNLILIDEVLTPDSSRFWSRDTYQLGKDQDSYDKQFLRNWLVENKLKGVPDVTVPDEIISQTRAKYIEAYESLTDEKY, from the coding sequence ATGGCCATCGTACAAACTGATTTGCAAGGGGCTTTGCCTCTTGTTGCAAGAGGTAAAGTAAGAGATATCTATCAAATAGACAACGAGACATTGTTGTTTGTTGCTACAGATAGAATATCTGCCTACGATGTGATTATGAACAATCCTATCCCAGATAAAGGTATTCTTTTGACgaaattatctttattttggttcgaatttttaaaagatgtCATTCCAAaccatttgaaaaaaatccaGAATATAGATTTCGCCGATGGGCAACTCTCCCCTTACAAGTCCCAACTTCAGGACAGATCGTTACTCGTACAGAAATGTAAATTGATCCCATTAGAATGTATTGTAAGAGGATATTTGACAGGATCTGCCTATcaagaatatttgaagaCTCAAACCGTTCATGGAATGCCCATAGAAAAGGGTCTTCAACAATCGgcaaaatttaataaaccaATTTTCACCCCTTCTACGAAGGCTGAACAAGGTGAACatgatgaaaatatctCGCTCGAAAGAGCTATTGAAATCATTGGTAATAAGTCATTGgtagaaaaaatatccaAAATCTCGATTGAGCTTTATGAAAGAGCTAGAGATTACGCTTATACAAAGGGTATCATCATTGCCGACACGAAATTTGAATTCGGGTTGGATGAAAATTCAAACTTGATCCTTATTGATGAGGTCTTGACTCCGGATTCTTCTAGGTTTTGGAGCAGAGATACTTATCAATTGGGTAAAGATCAAGATTCTTACGACAAACAATTCTTGAGAAATTGGTTAGTTGAAAACAAGTTAAAGGGTGTTCCTGATGTGACTGTTCCTGATGAAATCATCTCCCAAACACGTGCAAAATATATAGAGGCTTATGAATCCCTAACAGATGAAAAGTATTAA